The nucleotide sequence TCAGGCACAGATTGTTACTTATACTTTTCCAGCCCGCAAGCCAAAAGGTGAAGTTAAAATGCCGGAAGTTAAAGTATTATGGTACGATGGAGGATTACTCCCTGAAAGACCTTCAGAATTAAAGGATGGAGAAATGATGGGTGATGAAAACGGAGGTATCATCTTTGTTGGAAGTAAAGGTAAAATAATGACAGGTTGTTATGGAATGAACCCGACGTTATTACCTAAATCAGCCATGAATCATTTCAAACAACCGGAACCGACTATTCGTCGCATAAAGGGAGGTAACGGAGACATTTGGAATACAAATGCACACGAACAAGACTGGATTCGTGCATGCAAAGAATCTGCGGGAAACAGAACCGAAGCTTCTTCAAACTTCAGCTTCTCTGGTCCGTTCAACGAAATGGTAGTAATGGGAGTTCTAGCAACCCGTCTTTCCGGATTACAGGGCTTGCATCGCGAACTGCAATGGGATGGCGAAAACATGAAGTTTACAAATATCTCGCCGACTGATAAAATTAAACTCGTGACAGTTGATGAATATAAAGTAATTGACGGAGACCCTCGTTTTGACAGACGTTTTGCTGAATTTAATGCTCTTGATATGGCAAACGAATGGATTAAACATACTTATCAGAACGGATTTTCGTTACCTGACATGCCCAGATAATTTACTAACAAAAGAAGCTGTAGCAATTATGCTGCAGCTTCTTCTCAAATCAATACAATATGATAAAAAACAGTTATAAAGTTATTTGTTTGATTGCCTGTCTTCTTATGGCTATGACAACGCAAGCAAAGACAAAAGCAGAAAAACAAGGATGGCGTTTAGGTATGCAATCCTATTCGTTCCATTTGTTTACATTGACTGAAGCTTTAGATAAAACAAATGAACTCGGAATAAAATATATTGAGGTATATCCGGGTCATAAACTTGGTGGCAAATGGGGAGATCAAGCTTTTGGGCCACAGCTTAGCTCCCAGACCAGGAAAGAGCTCAAAGCTTATGCTGCATCCAAGGGTATTAAAATTATATCAACCGGAGTAGTCGTAACTGAAAGTTCAGCCGAATGGGAACCCTTGTTTAGTTTTGCCAAAGATATGGGAATGGAGTATATCGCATGCGAACCTGCTTTAGAAGATTGGGATTTGGTAGAAAGTCTTGTAAAGAAATACAACATTAAAATTTCTGTTCATAATCACCCTCAACCGTCAACATACTGGAACCCGGATAATCTTATAAGTTCAATTTCAAGCCGAAGCAAAAAGATTGGATCTTCGGCTGATGTTGGTCACTGGAGACGCGAAGGATTAAACCAGATTGATTGCCTCAAAAAGCTGGAAGGAAGAATAATCTCTCTTCACTTTAAAGATATTGCAGCTAAAAAAGAAGGTATTAAATGGCAAGACGATGTAATTTGGGGAACTGGAGTTCTGGATGTAAAAGGGATGCTTCAAGAATTGAAAAGACAAAATTTCAAAGGAGTATTCGTAGTTGAATATGAATACAACTGGGAAAACTCTGTACCTGATATTAAAAAGTGCCTAAAGTATTTCAATGAAGTTTCGGCTGAAATTTTATAGAATCAAAATAAACAAGCAAATAATAATCGATGCGTACATTCTAATTGTTTTAAATTAGATTGTACGTGTCTTTATTTAATTTTACTTGCACCTTTTGAGTATTTTAATTAGAAACAAGTGTTTTAGTTTTAAATAGAACCAGTTATTAAAAGGTAAAATTTGCCATTTCATTTTGGTTATACTAATCTAAAGAGATCTGGATATATGTGTCAAGACGAGAATATAATAGAACTGATAAAAAATGGAAACATAGAAGCCTTTAATCGGCTATTTATGGATACATATCATCAATTATATTTTCATTGTCGTAAATTTATTTCAGATCCAGATGATGCAAAGGATCTAATTCAAAACGTATATTTGAGATTTTGGGAAAGGAGATTAGAAATAGACATTAATATATCGGTATACGCTTATTTATTAAAAGCAATTCAAAACGAATCGTTGAATCATATTCGTTCAAAAAAAACTATAAACAGTTTATCCGATCCAGAGGTTGAAAAGGAGTCCAACAATAACTATGGGGAAAGCAACTTCAACTCCCCTGAATCCAATTTGGAAATCAACGAATTAGAACAAATCACCCTAAAAGCAATCAATAGCCTACCTGATAAATGTAAAATAATATTTACGCTTAGCCGTAATGATGGACTTAAAAATCAAGAAATCGCAGACAAATTAGACATATCAGTTAGAACTGTAGAAACGCAAATATATAGAGCATTAAAAATTATTAGGGCATGGCTTCACGATTACATGACACTTATCATTGGATTACCATTTTTTTAAAATAATTCCCTTCGAACGTAAGTAGTACAGAGTCATAATGTGTCTGTTTATTGTAGTTAGAAAGACTGTATAGTGTACAATGAAAGAAAGTTTAAAAAACATTATTAAAGAAAGCTTTGAAGAGGAAGTTAATCTCCAAACTGAATGGAATCGGTTGGAAGCTTCCATAAATAAGCAGCGAATTCCTGTTATTCTCAGCCGGAGAAAACGTCAGTTATCTTTGGCTTTCTTTAAATATGCAGCCGCGATTTTGCTTGGAGTGGTATTAACTACTACATTTTCTTATTTGAGCAATGATACAAAAAACAGTATTGCTAATTTTTCTAAAGTAATTACTGAAAATAATGATAAATCATTTTTAGAACTCCCTGATGGTACAAGGATCTGGTTAAATGGGGGAACAACGATTGAATATGGTCATGATTATGGCATTAAGAATCGAAATGTAATACTTAACGGGGAAGCTTATTTTGAAGTAGCCAAAAATATAAAGTTACCCTTTATTGTTAATACAGGAGGAGTTGACGTAACAGCCTTAGGTACAACTTTTAATATACAAGCATACAAAAAAGATATAAAGGTAACTACAACTTTATACACAGGAAATGTTAAAGTAACTCCAACCGTATCAGGGCAAAAAATATTATTGAAACCCAATGAAGTCGCAGTCTACTATAAAGACCGGAACAAAATAGAGAAGTACCCGTATTCTGGTCCAAGTAAGGCTGAATGGATAATATCCGATTTCTCTTTTAATATGGTACGGCTGATTGATATTACGAAACAGCTGGAGAAAAGATATAATGTTACTTTCATATATAGAAACCAAAAGATAAAGAAACTTCGTTTTAGCGGTAGCTTTCAAAAAAATGAAAGTCTGGATGATATTTTGAAAGTAATTCAAACAAATACAGATATAAATTATAAAATAGTAAAAGACAGCGTAATTATCAACTAAAATATTGCCTATGAATTAAACTCAAAAAACCTTATTCTACTACACTATACAAAGTCTATTCAAGACTGTGTCATTCTGACTTCCTATCATTTAACCTTAAAATTCAGTATTATGGTAAATAATCTTATGAAAAAAAAAGAAATGAGTTATTTGTATCTTAAATCTCATATTCTGAAAAGTTTAATATTTATATGTTTATGTTTGACTTCACTCCAACTTAAAGCTGTTGAAGATTCTAAAGAACAAACAATTACACTTGAAATCTCAAAAGGAACCATTTCTGAGGCGTTTAGTGCAATAGAGAAACAAAGTAATTTTAAATTCTTCTATAACAGTGATCAGGTTGATTTAAACAAAACAATCGATATAAAAACCAAGGCGAGTTCGATTGAAAGTGTACTTAATAAGGTCTTCAAAGACACCAACATTACCTATAAAATCGTTAATAACCATGTTGTTTTAACTAACAAACAAATTGACGAGACCAAAATTCCACAACAAGGTAAACGTATTACAGGAAAAGTCGTAGATAATCAAGGAGAAGCACTTATTGGAGTAAATGTTGTAGTTAAAGGAACTACAATCGGATCTATAACAGATTCCAATGGAACTTTTACGATTGAGAATGTTCCTGATAATTCTGCACTCTTATTCTCTTACATTGGGTATTTATCTCAAGAAGTAAATGCATCCAAAGCAAGCAAAGTAATCTTGCAGGAAGATACACAGAAACTTGACGAAGTAGTCGTTGTGGGATATGGTTCTTTCAAAAAACGTGATTTAACCGGTGCTGTTTCTCAATTAAAGGGAGACGACATTGCAAATCTACCTCTTAGAAGTGCATCCGATGCATTGCAAGGTAAAGTAGCAGGTGTATCAATCACATCAACGTCTGGAAGTCCGGGATCGATGGGTACAGTTCGTATTCGTGGTGTAGGAACAATTAATGATAATAATCCATTATATGTTGTTGATGGACTTCCGCAGAGTGATATAGGCTGGTTGAATGTACGAGATATTGAAAGTATGGAAGTACTAAAAGATGCTTCTGCTCAAGCAATTTATGGAGCCAGAGCTTCCAACGGTGTAATCCTTATTTCTACAAAACGCGGTGCAAGTGGTGACACATACAAAAGTAACATTGAATTTGACATGAGTATTGGAATGCAGAGTTCACCCAAGAGATATGACATGCTTGATGCTGAAGGTTTTATGGAATACAAAAACCGCGCATATACAGCAGCAGGAAAAGACTTAATGGATGATTTTGCAACTACAGAAAAAAGAGAACAAATTCTTTCATTCCTCAGTAAAAATGGAGGCAGAGAAGGCACAAACTGGTGGGATGAAACAACTCGAAGCTTCAGTGAAGCAACTATGCAAACCTATAATCTAGCTTTTTCCGGAGGAACATCAAAGTTAAGATATCGTTCAAGTTTTGGATACATGCATCATTTGGGTATTCTTAAAGGATCAGACTACGAACGGTTATCAGGTAGAATCAATCTGGATTCTCAGGTTACCAATTGGCTTACCCTTTCATCTAATATAGGTTTAATATCCGAATCCAGAAGAAATATTCAGGAAAACGATGCCTATACAGCAACCGTATTCAATACGGTAACCGCCGACCCAATTACCCCCGTTTACAGAAATAATCTGGTGGACATTCCTGACTTTTTAAACGCCCGAATTATGGGTGGTTACGAACCTACTAATCCATGGTCAAGGTACACAGGTGTTATTTATTCAAACAAATCAAATGCTGTAGCTCAGGTAGATCGCATGGCTCAAAGCAAGTGGAGTGGAACAGCTATTAAAAGTAATGTAGTAGGTGAAATAAAGTTATTTCCCTTTCTTACATTCAAATCGTCTATGGCTATCGACTTGTCACGCGGTTTAAGTGCAGGATTTACACCTAAGTATTATTTGGATGGCGACGAATATTCGACCTATGCAACAGTTTCCAGAACATCATATAATACAGATTACTGGGTATTTGACAATTACTTTACTTACAATCAAAAGTTCGACAAGCATTCTCTAAATGCAATGGTTGGTACATCCGCAGAAAAAAACAGATATGAATATATATCAGCATCAAAACAAGGAATGGTAAACAACGATGAAAATCAACGAATTATTGACGCTGGAACACTGAACCCTGGTGCAGGTGGATCAATTTCTTTCCAAAGTCTTAATTCTTATTTTGGCCGTTTGTTTTATTCATATGCAGATAAGTATATGCTAACAGGAAATATCCGTTGGGATGGATCTTCTGCATTTGCAGAGGGTAACAAATGGGGCGTATTCCCTTCTGTTTCCGGAGGCTGGAATTTTGCAGAAGAAGAATTCATAAAATCAACAGGTATATTTTCACAAGGGAAATTCAGAGCTGCCTGGGGTGAGATTGGAAATCAAAACCTTTCAAATACCAGCGGAGCATATTTAAACACCTATGGTAATGGAAGTTATTATCTATTTGGAAATCCATACAATACCGTATTAGGAGGTGGTCGTGCTCAAGTAGGTAATCCTGATTTGAAATGGGAAACTACGCGTCAAGTAGATTTTGGTCTTGATTTAGCATTTCTAAATAGTTCGCTTAAAGTAACTCTCGATTATTTTGACCGTAAGACTTCCGATATGTTAGTCCAGGTTCCTGTTCCCTCCTCTATTGGGTTACCAAACACTCCGTGGATGAATGCCGGAAGCGTAAGCAACAAGGGATTTGAAGTGACTTTAGGATACGACAGTTCCATTGGAAAAGATTTTAAATACAATGTCAGCGGTAATATTTCGACCTACAGAAATAAAGTGTTAAGTCTTGGAGGCGGAACAAATATACCGGGAACAGGCGTTCATCTTGGAAACCAGACGTATACAATGATTGAACCAGGAATGCCAATTGGTTATTTCTATGGTTTTAAAACGGATGGAGTTTTCCAGACTCAATCAGAGGTGGAAAATTATATAAATAACGGAAAAGCAGTCATGCCTTCAGCTAAAGCCGGAGATTTAAAATTTCAGGATCTGAACAGCGATGGAAAATTAGATGATGAAGATAGATCTATGATTGGAAATCCTCATCCAGACTTTACATTTGGGATAACATTTGGTGCCGAATACAAAGGATTTGATTTTTCAGCATTTTTCCAGGGTTCTGTCGGAAATGATATTTTAAATATTTTGAAATATGATATCTATTCAGGAACTGGCTGGTATAATGCGCCTAAAGATATCATGACAACATTTTGGAATGGAGAAGGTAGTACAAATAAAAATTTCGGAATCGATGCAAATAGCAGAATGAATCTTGAAATGTCTGATTGGTTTGTTGAAGATGGCTCTTATGTCCGTCTAAAAAACATTCAACTTGGATATACAATTCCCTCTTCAATAACAAAGAAGCTGACCATAAACAATCTTCGTGTCTTTGTAGCTGCACAGAATTTGTTTACTATTACCGGTTATTCCGGGCTTGATCCAGAAATTGGCAATGATAGTCCTCAATACATGGGAATCGATATGGGATTCTATCCACAGGCAAGAACATGTATGTTCGGTATTAGTATGAAACTATAATCTTAAAAATAAGTTATTATGAAATCTATATATATGTTTGGTAAAGTATGTTTATCATTCCTAAGTCTAGGTATATTAATTACAAGCTGTACTGATAGTTTTCTGGACAGACAACCTCTTGGTGCACTGGATGAAGATACCTACATGAAAACAGAAGACGCCGGTCTAAAACTATTAGTAAATTGTTATCAGCCAATTACCAACCACTGGAGCTATCAGACAATGAAGTTTGATATTGGTGATCAAGTGACCGACGACGCCTCTAAAGGAGGTTCTGATGCAGGTGACAGGAGCACAATCACTGAAGTAGGAAGAGGAAATCCTTTGGCTACAAACACATTACTGTCTGATCTATGGACTCATCGCTACAACGAAGCTATTTCGGCTTGTAATGTCCTTTTACAACAAGTAACTCCCGAAAAAGAATTGATTCAATCCGGAGGAAGCCTGGTGCCAACTGAAACTAAATTACGTTGGATTGCAGAAGGTCATTTTATGAGAGCGTTTTATTACTACGACTTGGCTACTATTTTTGTAAACATTCCTATAATCGACAAACCGTTGAACGTAATAGATAAAAGCTCTATTGTAAAAGCGACTAAAGAGGAGGTAATGAACTTCATTTTAGCCGATCTCAACACGGCCATCGCAGAAACAAATTTACCTAGCGCTAAGAATTTACCAGAATCGGAGATTGGCCGAATTACAAAAGAGGCCGCTATGGCATTTCGTGCCAGAGTAAATATGTTCTACGGTAATTACGACGCGGCAAAAGCAGATTTAAAAACTGTTGTCGAATCAGGATGTTACGATCTTGTCGATAATTATGAAGATTTGTTTAACAGTGCGACAAAAGGGTATACATCTAAAGAGTCTGTATTTATTACATTAAGATCATACATTCCTAACTATACTTCCGGAAGCGTTTGCCCGCAAATGAACGTTGGTCGTGGTGCAACAGGTGGCTGGGGAGGTCATTGTCCCAGCAATGATCTGGTTAAAGAGTATGAAGTTAACGATCCTCGCTTAGTACATACTATTCTGGCTTCAGGCGATATTTTTGTAAAAACAGACGGAACAGACGAAACTCATGATTATTCAGGATACGATAATTACACAAAATTACACAGTCGTAAAATGTATATTGATTATTCAAGAAGACCTCTTAATGACTTGATGAACACAGACTGGACGTTCTATCATATACGGTATGCCGATGTTTTATTAATGTACGCAGAATGTTTAGTTGAAACGAATGGCGACAAACAAACCGTAGTAGATATCCTGAATAAAATCCGGCACAGAGCATTCATTACAACTTCTCCAAAAGATTCATATGCAAAGTACAGAAAATATAATCTGGCGGAGAATATAACGGAGACCGAGTTTGAGGCAAATTACAAAGTAAAAATCACCGATGATCTTAGAGCTGCTGTACGTCATGAACGCCGTGTTGAACTTGGCAGCGAAGGACTTCGTTTGTATGATTTGTTACGGTGGGGAACTTTTGTTTCAAAAATGAAAGCATATTCCCAAACAGCCGAAGGAAAATACACTGGTCAAGGGGGTAATATCACCGAAAATACATATCCGTATCCTATTCCTCAAAACGAAATTGATTATGTGGGAGGATCATTAACACAGAACGATAATTATTAATAGACCGCTAACCTTAGGTCTCGGGTCTTGCACCAAAACTCTTCAGTGCAAGACCCATTTTTTTTATACTCTATCAAATATGTACTACTATGAAGAGAAATATTATTTTCATTGTCTTTTTCCTTCTGCCAATTAGTTTGTTTTCTAAAACAATCTGGTTAAATGAAATTGACACCAAACACATTCTTCAGGATTGGGGAAGTGCGCAAATTAACAAGTCTGTATTAGGAACTCCGCTGGAAGTAAATGGCATCCAATACAAGAAAGGCATCGGGACACACTCCATTAGTCGTATTTTATTAAACCTCAACGAAAAAGCCATCTCCTTCTCGGGATTGGCTGGAGCCGACGACCGGAATGATTTTTCAGGCAATCTTGAATTTTGTATTCTTGCTGATCAGAAACAAGTGTGGACTAGCGGGATAATTAAAAAAGGAATACCAGCAAAACCGTTTAACATTAAACTTAAAGGTGTAAAAAAACTGGCACTACTTGTAAAAGAAGGAGGAGACGGCATCATGTACGATCATGCCGACTGGCTGGAAGCAAAGTTTGAAACCGAAGGGAATATTATTCCGGAACCTATTATGCCCTCTCCCATTAATAAAGAGAAGTATATCCTTACCCCAACCATATCAGAATTTCCTAAAATAAACAATCCATTAGTATTCGGTGCCCGCCCAGAAAATCCTTTTCTGATGAAAATCATCGCGACAGGTAAATGTCCCATGTATTTTTCAGTCAAAGATTTACCTGAAGGACTAAATCTTGACACTACGACAGGCCAAATTACTGGAATTGTAAATAAAAAAGGAGAATACAATGTTACTCTGACTGCAAAAAATGAAATAGGAGAGACAACTGAAACAATAAAAATAAAAATTGGCGATACAATTGCTCTTACTCCTCCAATGGGATGGAATAGCTGGAATTGTTGGGGACCTAGTGTAGATCAGAGCAAAGTAGAAGATGCGGCAACCTACATGAGTGAAAAATTAATCAACCATGGTTGGACATACATTAACATTGATGATGGTTGGGAAGCAAAAGACAGAACTGTATCAGGCGAACTACTGACGAACAATAAATTTCCCGACATTACAAGGCTTACAGATTATATCCATTCCTTAGGATTGAAATTCGGAATATATTCTTCGCCTGGACCAAGAACATGTGGAGGGTACCTTGGTAGTTATCAATCCGAAGAAACTGATGCAAAAACATGGGCAAACTGGGGTGTAGATTATTTAAAGTACGATTATTGTTATTACAATGAAGTTGCTCCTAATCCTACAGAACAGCTTATTAAGGAACCATATGTTGTAATGAGAAAAGCGCTTGATAAAGTAAATAGAGACATCGTATATTGCGTAGGTTTTGGAGCCCCTAGAGTTTGGGTTTGGGGAGCCGAAGCCGGAGGAAATCAATGGAGGACTACCCGCGACATAACAGACGAATGGAATGTTGTGCGAAGTATTGGATTCTTTCAGGATGTATGTGCATCGGCTTCAAAGCCAGGAAATTACAATGATCCGGATATGTTGGTTGTAGGCAAACTTGGCTTAGGCTGGGGATCAAGGGTACATGATTCCTATTTGACTCCCGACGAACAATATTCGCATATTAGTCTTTGGTGTATATTATCCTCTCCATTACTCATTGGCTGCGACATGAATCAAATGGACGATTTCACATTGAATTTGCTTACCAACAACGAGGTAATAGCCATTGATCAAGATCCAATAGTTGCTCCAGCTCAAAAGATAAACGTGCCAAATGGTCAGATCTGGTATAAGAAACTATATGATGGATCCTATGCTATTGGAATATTCAATGTGAATCCGTATTATATTCTTTGGGATCAGAGCGAGAGCAAAAAGGTTCAGGAAACTATGTATAAGTTTTCTCTGAATTTGAAGGAGATCGGTTTAAGTGGTAAATACAAAGTTAGAGACCTTTGGAGGCAACAGGATATGGGGACAATTGACAGTAAAATATCTGCCGCGATTCCCTATCACGGCGTAAAATTCATAAAAATCACCCCCATAAAATAAGTAATATCAAATATGGATGAAAAGGAATGATAAATATATAGTGTTAGATCTCTTCATAATTTTTGTATCATTATTCTCCTGCTCGCATCAGGTGAACGACAATACTGATAGTCTGGCTGATGATGCAACAACTACTGTTGCATCAAAAAAGCCTTTCATTGACGGCACATTTTTGCCATACTATCTGATTTCGGATTGGGGAGATGGGCGTTGGGAACTTGAATTAGCCAACCTAAAAAAACTCGGTATGCATTATCTCATTCTGACACCAACCGTGTTTACAGACAAAAACAATGTAACAAAGTCTATTTACCCAAGCAAGTATGCTTCAAACACATACAGCGATAATGATTTGGTTGAAAATTGTTTGAGAAATGCTAAAAAGTTTGGTTTTAAAGTATTTATTGGATTAAATTCGAACGAAAAGTGGTGGTCGTGGTGGACGGTTGATTCGGAAGACTGGCTATATGCTCAAATGGAACATGGAAATAAAATTGCAAAGGAATTGATAGGGAAATATAAAAATCGTTATTCGGATACCATGTACGGTTGGTATTGGGACTGGGAAATAGACAATCTTAATTACACGACCGACGACAGGCAACAAATTCTTATAAAGGCATTAAACGCTAACATAGACTATCTAAATCAGTTAACACCTGAAATGCCGCGTATGTTATCTCCATTTATGAACTACAAAGTGGGTCACAACGCTACGGCTTATCGTGCAATGTGGGAAAAAATATTTTCTTCCATACACTTCAAAAAAGGGGATATATTTTGTCCACAAGATTGTATAGGCGCAGGTGGATTGACACTAAACAACGCTGGCGAATGGTTCAGGGAATTGGCTGAAGCTGTTAAAAGCAAACCAGGATTAGTCCTTTGGTCCAATTCCGAAAATTTCGATCAACGGTTTTGGACATCAGCAACATTAGATCGTTTTATAAAACAACTTCAAATAACCCAACCTTTTGTGAGCAACAATATTTCTTTTACATACAGTTACTATTACAGTCCTTATCAGGTGAATAAATATTTTGATGAAGCCTATAGTTATTATATTGCAACAGGAAATTTGCCGCTTCTGCCTGAGCCAGCTCCGGCAGAGAATCTCAGAATTAGTAAAAACAAATCAGGTAAAACAGAGTTGAGTTGGGATTATCCGGCCGATTTACAACACATTGTTGGATTTCTTATATTCAGAAATGATTCATTGATAGCCAACTACCAGTACAATTTATATCAATATTGTAAAACTACATATACAGAAAAAGAAAACCTCAAAGCAGGTACATACAAGTTTAGCGTATGCACATACAATGCAATGAACGATTGTTCCACTAAAAATGACTTACAATATACCGTTACGCCTTAATCTTAAACAACGCCAACCTGTTTAAACTCAAACACTCGACAATACCAAATTCCTTACAGCCACCACTAAATAACATTTATAAAGATTTGTTTTTTAATAAAAACATAACAAAAAAAATTAGCTCTTAGTAAGTAAGCGCAAAAAAAAAATTGTCTTCTAAATATACATCATGCTAATACAATTACATAGATAAGCATCGTTTATTAATTTTCGTCAAACATACATATCTAATAATCAGATTAATATATAAATAAAATAAAAAAATAGCCTATTTGAATTTATATCCAGGGCCGTATTATTGACTTTTATTTTCATCTTACTTTTTATTAATTTACAACATGAACCTTGTCCAGTAAAAAATCATATCTGTTAAATTTATAAAACATATTAGTTTAAAATAGATTAACGGACTTTTTAAATCATACCGAACATTATTTTTTTAATTATATAGTAATCAATCTTAGTCTTAAAGAAAAACTTCATGAAAAGGACCTATCCAAAAATTCACAAGGCTGCGATGCTTTTATTTGCTGCATTATTCTGTATTCAGATTAATGCGCTGATGGCTCAGAACAGCAGTTCCGCGCAAGGTAAAAGAATTACCGGTACGGTAGTTGATAATGCAGGTGTACCCATTATCGGGGCCAATGTATTAGTAAAGGGAACCTCAAATGGAGTAATTACCGACATTGACGGGAATTATTCTATTACAGCCGCATCCAATGCAGTATTACAATTTTCTTTCATTGGGTACGAAACCCGGGAAGAAAGTGTCCGCAATAGGGTAAAAATTAATGTAACACTTTCCGATACCAGTGTTAATCTGGACGAGGTAGTTGCAATCGGATATGGTAGTGTAAAGAAACGAGACCTTACGGGATCTGTTTCTTCAATAAGAAGTGAAGAATTATTAAAAACCAATCCAACTGGCATCAATCAGGGACTTCAGGGAAAAATGGCTGGTGTACAGGTAAGTCAGGCAGACGGTGCTCCCGGAGCCGGGGTAAACATTCAGATCCGTGGAGCGAACTCATTCACCACCAGTACAGAACCACTTTATGTTGTTGACGGAGTTCCTTTTGGGGCAGGAGAAGCCCCTGGTTCAGATTATGGAAGCAAGCAAACAAACAATCCCCTAAACTTAATTAATCCACAAGACATAGCATCCATTGAGGTATTGAAAGATGCTTCGGCGACA is from uncultured Macellibacteroides sp. and encodes:
- a CDS encoding NPCBM/NEW2 domain-containing protein; translation: MKRNIIFIVFFLLPISLFSKTIWLNEIDTKHILQDWGSAQINKSVLGTPLEVNGIQYKKGIGTHSISRILLNLNEKAISFSGLAGADDRNDFSGNLEFCILADQKQVWTSGIIKKGIPAKPFNIKLKGVKKLALLVKEGGDGIMYDHADWLEAKFETEGNIIPEPIMPSPINKEKYILTPTISEFPKINNPLVFGARPENPFLMKIIATGKCPMYFSVKDLPEGLNLDTTTGQITGIVNKKGEYNVTLTAKNEIGETTETIKIKIGDTIALTPPMGWNSWNCWGPSVDQSKVEDAATYMSEKLINHGWTYINIDDGWEAKDRTVSGELLTNNKFPDITRLTDYIHSLGLKFGIYSSPGPRTCGGYLGSYQSEETDAKTWANWGVDYLKYDYCYYNEVAPNPTEQLIKEPYVVMRKALDKVNRDIVYCVGFGAPRVWVWGAEAGGNQWRTTRDITDEWNVVRSIGFFQDVCASASKPGNYNDPDMLVVGKLGLGWGSRVHDSYLTPDEQYSHISLWCILSSPLLIGCDMNQMDDFTLNLLTNNEVIAIDQDPIVAPAQKINVPNGQIWYKKLYDGSYAIGIFNVNPYYILWDQSESKKVQETMYKFSLNLKEIGLSGKYKVRDLWRQQDMGTIDSKISAAIPYHGVKFIKITPIK
- a CDS encoding DUF4434 domain-containing protein; this translates as MKRNDKYIVLDLFIIFVSLFSCSHQVNDNTDSLADDATTTVASKKPFIDGTFLPYYLISDWGDGRWELELANLKKLGMHYLILTPTVFTDKNNVTKSIYPSKYASNTYSDNDLVENCLRNAKKFGFKVFIGLNSNEKWWSWWTVDSEDWLYAQMEHGNKIAKELIGKYKNRYSDTMYGWYWDWEIDNLNYTTDDRQQILIKALNANIDYLNQLTPEMPRMLSPFMNYKVGHNATAYRAMWEKIFSSIHFKKGDIFCPQDCIGAGGLTLNNAGEWFRELAEAVKSKPGLVLWSNSENFDQRFWTSATLDRFIKQLQITQPFVSNNISFTYSYYYSPYQVNKYFDEAYSYYIATGNLPLLPEPAPAENLRISKNKSGKTELSWDYPADLQHIVGFLIFRNDSLIANYQYNLYQYCKTTYTEKENLKAGTYKFSVCTYNAMNDCSTKNDLQYTVTP